The segment ATCGAGCTGATGCGCGCCAAGAATCTTGCTCTGGGAGGCTCACTTGAGAATGCAGTGGTGTTGACCGAGCATGGCATTCTCAATGAGCATTTGCGTTTTCCTGATGAGTTTGTGCGGCATAAAATCATGGATTTAGTCGGCGACCTGGCTTTATTGAATTACAGGTTGCTGGGTCATTTCGTGGCGTATAAGGCGGGACATCATCTTCATTCCGAGCTTGTATCTAAAATATTAGAACAAACCGCGAAATGGGATCTGGTTTTGTGGAAGAACAAAGTTCGGCACTTTCCAAAATTCCGCGTTCCGATCCCAGCCGCAATTTAATGAACCGCCAAGCCGCCAAGACCGCCAAGCTGTAAGAAATGATATTAGAGCCAACGGACACAGATCATAGTCTCTACGAATCGACGATGGCGCGTTTTGATCGCGCTGCGCAGCTGCTGGATATCGACCGCGGACTCTACAAGATTATTCGTTATCCGATGCGCGAAGTGACGGTCTATCTTCCCGTTCAGATGGATGATGGACGTGTAGAAGTATTCACGGGTTACCGGGTCCAGCACAGCATTGCTCGCGGACCTGCGAAAGGGGGTATCCGGTTTTCGCCCGATGTGAATCTGGATGAAGTACGCGCTCTGGCGGCGTGGATGACGATGAAATGTGCGGTGGTAAACATACCTTTTGGTGGCGCAAAAGGTGGCGTTAAGTGTGATCCGCACGTCTTGTCTGAGCGCGAACTCGAAAAAATCACGCGCCGCTACACAGCAGAAATTCTTGAGATTCTGGGACCGGAAAAAGATGTTCCTGCTCCCGATATGAATACGAATGAACGTGTGATGGCTTGGATCATGGATACCTACAGCATGCATGCGCGCCAGACTGTGACCGCGGTTGTCACTGGCAAACCAGCGAGTCTTGGTGGCTCGAAAGGGCGCCGGGAAGCCACAGGACGTGGTGTGATGATCATGTGTCAACAGGCTTCCAAATGGTTGGGGTTCGAACTTGCGCAATCCAGAGTTGTTGTTCAGGGTTTTGGAAACGTCGGCAGTGTATCAGCGATGCTTCTTGACCGCTTGGGTTGCAAAATCGTAGGTGTTTCAGATATTCAGGGCGGCATCTATAACGAAAAAGGTCTGGACATAAAGGCTGTTTTAGAACACATTCAGCAAAAGCGTTTTCTGAAAGGTTATCCGGGAGGCCAGGAAATCGATAATCAGGCGCTTTTAGAGCTTCCCTGTGATATTTTGATTCCGGCTGCCCTTGAAGATCAAATCACATCGACAAACGCGGCAAGAATTCAGGCGAAAGTGATTTGCGAGGGCGCCAACGGTCCAACTTCGGTTGAAGGTGAAAAGATTTTAGATGAAAGGGGTATTATTGTAATTCCAGACATCTTGGCAAACGCCGGCGGTGTCACCGTTTCTTATTTTGAATGGGTGCAGGACCGAATGGGATACTTCTGGCGTGAAGATGTCGTGAATGAACGGTTAGAGGATGTTCTGGTTCCCAGCTTTCAGGAAGTCGTGGATTATTCCAAACGTTTTCACGTGAATTTGCGAACTGCTGCTTATATGCTCGGGATCCAGCGTGTGGTTGACACAATAAAAATGCGCGGAATTTACGCATGATCTAGTGACCAATAACTAGCCACTGGACACTAGTCACTGGCCACTCACGACCGAAGGGAGTGTGACATGGCACTAAAAATTCAAGACCTTTCGCGGCCCGAAGCCGGAATGTACAAATTTGCTGTCGAAGGCAGATTGGATGGCACTACATCAGGAGAATTGGAATCAACTTTGCGGCCTGTCCTGGCCCAGAACCCGAAAACACTTGTTTTGGATATGGCAGGACTCGACTTTATTAGTAGCGCGGGTATCAGAACTTTGATTGAGACACAAAAAGTAATGTCGGCAAACAAGGGTTCCGTTCTACTGGTAAATTTGCAACCTCAAATTCTGAAAGTTCTAGAAATCATTAAAGCTCTGCCGGGAATAACGGTTTTTCGGAGCGTTCAGGAAATGGACTACTATCTCGCGGCCATCCAGCGAAAAATAAAGTCAGGGGAATAAACGTTCGCGTTCAATTTCTCGATCCAACTGCCCGGGGTGGATTTCTCGATCGATCTGAGGATCGAAAGGTCTTTTGGGTTCTCTGTAGGGCTCCCGTTCAGATTGATCGATAGGCTTTGACGGATTCTGTCTCTCTTTCTCTGATCTCTTACGTGGATCTTCCATCATCTTCATCCCTCCTGCACTAAGTTTAATTCCACTCACGCGAACTGCGCCGTCGAGATCAGTAGAGAATTCGTAGCGTTTCGGTTGACTAAGGAGAAGCAAAAAAAGCTACAGGATTCTTCCCGTTCCATGAATTCCTTTTATGCTCCAGGTTCGTTACTTTGAAACATGTTTGGAGGTAAAAACTATGCTTTGGACAATCTTCGTTGTCTTGTTAGTGTTATGGCTGCTCGGTATGGTGAGTTCATATACTCTGGGCGGTTTCATTCATATCCTGTTAATTCTGGCAATAGCGGTCGTTTTGATTCGAGTGATTCAAGGGCGCCGACCTATTTAGGGCCGGTTCTTTTCCTTGGAGGTGTGAAATGCGTTTGAAGTGCGGTGAGATCATGACCAGCGACCCGGTCTGCTGTGGTCCTGATGATACTGTGAAAAAGGCAGCTGAGCTCATGAAGGCAGAGGATGTCGGACCTTTGCCGGTTGTAGAAATTGAATCAGGCCGACTCGTTGGAATCGTAACAGACCGGGATCTTGTTCTAAATGTTCTTGCGCGGGGACTCGAAGCATCCACTACTAAAGTATCTGAAGCGATGACTCTCGATCCTGTTTGTTGCAAGGAAGAAGAGCCATTAGAGAATGCTCTCGAAAAGATGAGCACATATCAAGTGCGGCGTCTTCCTGTCGTGGACAATCAGGGCCTGATTGTGGGAATCATTGCCCAGGCGGATATCGCCACAAGGATCGAAGATCCTGAAGTGGCGGGTGAAGTCGTCCAAGAAGTTTCCAAGTAAAATTTGCCACACTCAAAAGTGGAACAACCTGGTCCGCATTGCGCTGGCCAGGTTGAATCCACCATTCCTAATAATCGATTACGATGCACGATTATCAGATTTTGGCTACGATCAGTCGCTTGATTGTTTTGATTGCGGTCTCATCACGTTTGTAGAAGGTCCATTGTTTGATCCGCTTGGCGCGAAGGAAGCCGGCCTGTGACAGGATCTTCAGATGCTCGCTTGCTGTGGGGGGGCTGACACCAAGCTTATCAGCAATCAAAACGCCGCAGACTCCATCTTTGACCAGGTCACCATCGACCTGGGGTGGAAAGTGCGTTCGCGGATTTTTAAGCCACTCCAGGATCTGGAGGCGTCGTTCGCTGGCAAGTGCACGCAACGCAATCTCTGTATGCATGTTGACAATTAGCTAATTCCCTAATTATAATGCCGGAACTGGTATTCAATTTCAAGAGGGAAAAATATGTCTGTTTATAACAAGTTGAAAGAGCTTAAGATTACCCTTCCGCCTGTGACGCAGCCTGTAGCTGCATTTGTGCTGTTCGTGCGTTCCGGCAATCTCCTCTTTTTATCAGGTCATATCGCTAAACAAGACGGCAAGCCGTTAAGCGGAAAGTTGGGTTCTGAAATATCGCTGGAGCAGGGCAAGGAAGCAGCTCGCAACATTGCGATCGATTTACTTGGGACGCTGCATGCAGCAACCGGCGATCTGAATCAGATTAAACGGATTGTAAAGCTGATGGTTCTGGTGAACAGCGCACCATCGTTTACGGAGCAGCATCTTGTTGCCAATGGAGCATCGGAGCTTTTTGCTGAAGTATTCGGAGATGCAGGAGCTCATGCGCGAAGCGCTTTTGGCGTAGCTCAGGTCCCGTTTGGTTCGTGTCTGGAAATTGAATTGATTGCGGAGGTTCAGTCATGAAAGCGATTCGTGTTCGGGAATTTGGCGGACCTGATAAGTTACAGCTGGAAGAATGCGAAGATTTGCATCCGGGGCCGGGTGAAGTTCTGGTCAGGATCCATGCAGCAGGGGTCAATCCTGTTGATACTTATATTCGCTCCGGCGCATATGCGAGAAAGCCG is part of the bacterium genome and harbors:
- a CDS encoding UDP-3-O-acyl-N-acetylglucosamine deacetylase; its protein translation is IELMRAKNLALGGSLENAVVLTEHGILNEHLRFPDEFVRHKIMDLVGDLALLNYRLLGHFVAYKAGHHLHSELVSKILEQTAKWDLVLWKNKVRHFPKFRVPIPAAI
- a CDS encoding RidA family protein yields the protein MSVYNKLKELKITLPPVTQPVAAFVLFVRSGNLLFLSGHIAKQDGKPLSGKLGSEISLEQGKEAARNIAIDLLGTLHAATGDLNQIKRIVKLMVLVNSAPSFTEQHLVANGASELFAEVFGDAGAHARSAFGVAQVPFGSCLEIELIAEVQS
- a CDS encoding Glu/Leu/Phe/Val dehydrogenase: MILEPTDTDHSLYESTMARFDRAAQLLDIDRGLYKIIRYPMREVTVYLPVQMDDGRVEVFTGYRVQHSIARGPAKGGIRFSPDVNLDEVRALAAWMTMKCAVVNIPFGGAKGGVKCDPHVLSERELEKITRRYTAEILEILGPEKDVPAPDMNTNERVMAWIMDTYSMHARQTVTAVVTGKPASLGGSKGRREATGRGVMIMCQQASKWLGFELAQSRVVVQGFGNVGSVSAMLLDRLGCKIVGVSDIQGGIYNEKGLDIKAVLEHIQQKRFLKGYPGGQEIDNQALLELPCDILIPAALEDQITSTNAARIQAKVICEGANGPTSVEGEKILDERGIIVIPDILANAGGVTVSYFEWVQDRMGYFWREDVVNERLEDVLVPSFQEVVDYSKRFHVNLRTAAYMLGIQRVVDTIKMRGIYA
- a CDS encoding lmo0937 family membrane protein, whose amino-acid sequence is MLWTIFVVLLVLWLLGMVSSYTLGGFIHILLILAIAVVLIRVIQGRRPI
- a CDS encoding helix-turn-helix domain-containing protein, with protein sequence MHTEIALRALASERRLQILEWLKNPRTHFPPQVDGDLVKDGVCGVLIADKLGVSPPTASEHLKILSQAGFLRAKRIKQWTFYKRDETAIKTIKRLIVAKI
- a CDS encoding STAS domain-containing protein yields the protein MALKIQDLSRPEAGMYKFAVEGRLDGTTSGELESTLRPVLAQNPKTLVLDMAGLDFISSAGIRTLIETQKVMSANKGSVLLVNLQPQILKVLEIIKALPGITVFRSVQEMDYYLAAIQRKIKSGE
- a CDS encoding CBS domain-containing protein, with translation MRLKCGEIMTSDPVCCGPDDTVKKAAELMKAEDVGPLPVVEIESGRLVGIVTDRDLVLNVLARGLEASTTKVSEAMTLDPVCCKEEEPLENALEKMSTYQVRRLPVVDNQGLIVGIIAQADIATRIEDPEVAGEVVQEVSK